One genomic region from Pecten maximus chromosome 5, xPecMax1.1, whole genome shotgun sequence encodes:
- the LOC117326843 gene encoding mucin-16-like: protein MLEVPSILSLPDDPVKVTRSENNYTTDSLLREEGYYMKATEQKNMTTEVVKSCKTAKSMQVSNTDGKSNYQQFEKSSTLSKTVDVENTKYQPKTTLVKLTLPAKTTTEKSSTLSKTVAVDNTKYQPKTTLVKLTLSAKTTIKKSSTLSKIVDVENTNYQPKTTLVKLRLPAKTTIEKSSTLSKTVDVENTNYQPKTTLVKLTLPAKTTIEKSSTLSKTVAVENTNYQPKTTLVKLTLPAKTVIEKSSTLSKTVDVENTNYQPKTTLVKLTLPAKTTIEKSSTLSKTVDVENTNYQPKTTLVKLTLPAKTTIEKSSTLSKTVAVENTNYQPKTTLVKLTLPAETTIEKSSTLSKTVDVENTNYQPKTTLVKLTLPAKTTIEKSSTLSKTVAVENTNYQPKTTLVKLTLPAETIIEKSSTLSKTVAVENTKFQPKTTLVKLTLPAKTTNEKSSTLSKLKKNVVKAKVKTVEVSDSDSKMVKYETKAAKAEVKTVKAARSDTNMAKVYNVRNVKPDVITLKTAEPDMITVKTTEVDVTDYQKERKTEIQTNVDSCDHEWAKSTEQRPKKRKKCDSNSIYKGIEFQPSEEGRDMDKPQGLPKLAPLPVYTDNFQASCVLTHLFSSRDNFDEDFVEDYIIPNYKSEQML, encoded by the exons ATGCTTGAAGTTCCGAGCATTTTGTCCTTACCGGACG aTCCCGTGAAGGTAACGAGGAGTGAAAATAATTATACCACG GATTCATTACTCAGAGAGGAAGGGTACTACATGAAGGCCACAG AGCAAAAGAATATGACAACTGAAGTGGTTAAGTCATGCAAGACTGCCAAATCCATGCAAGTATCTAATACTGATGGAAAGTCCAATTATCAACAATTTGAAAAGTCAAGCACTCTGTCAAAGACAGTCGATGTagaaaacacaaaatatcaacCAAAGACCACCTTGGTGAAGTTGACACTTCCAGCAAAGACAACCACTGAAAAGTCAAGCACTCTATCAAAGACAGTCGCTGTGgacaacacaaaatatcaacCCAAAACTACCTTGGTGAAGTTGACACTTTCAGCAAAGACAACCATTAAAAAGTCTAGCACTCTGTCAAAGATAGTCGATGTAGAAAACACAAACTATCAACCAAAGACCACCTTGGTGAAGTTGAGACTTCCAGCAAAGACAACAATTGAAAAGTCAAGCACTCTGTCAAAGACTGTCGATGTAGAAAACACAAACTATCAACCAAAGACCACCTTGGTGAAGTTGACACTTCCAGCAAAGACAACAATTGAAAAGTCAAGCACTCTGTCAAAGACAGTCGCTGTGGAAAACACAAACTATCAACCAAAGACCACCTTGGTGAAGTTGACACTTCCAGCAAAGACAGTCATTGAAAAGTCAAGCACTCTGTCAAAGACAGTCGATGTAGAAAACACAAACTATCAACCAAAGACCACCTTGGTGAAGTTGACACTTCCAGCAAAGACAACAATTGAAAAGTCAAGCACTCTGTCAAAGACTGTCGATGTAGAAAACACAAACTATCAACCAAAGACCACCTTGGTGAAGTTGACACTTCCAGCAAAGACAACAATTGAAAAGTCAAGCACTCTGTCAAAGACTGTTGCTGTAGAAAACACAAACTATCAACCAAAGACCACCTTGGTGAAGTTGACACTTCCAGCAGAGACAACAATTGAAAAGTCAAGCACTCTGTCAAAGACAGTCGATGTAGAAAACACAAACTATCAACCAAAGACCACCTTGGTGAAGTTGACACTTCCAGCAAAGACAACAATTGAAAAGTCAAGCACTCTGTCAAAGACTGTTGCTGTAGAAAACACAAACTATCAACCAAAGACCACCTTGGTGAAGTTGACACTTCCAGCAGAGACAATCATTGAAAAGTCAAGCACTCTGTCAAAGACAGTCGCTGTGGAAAACACAAAATTTCAACCCAAAACTACCTTGGTGAAGTTGACACTTCCAGCAAAAACAACCAATGAAAAGTCAAGCACTCTgtcaaagttaaaaaaaaatgtagtcaaAGCAAAAGTCAAAACAGTTGAAGTCTCCGATTCTGATTCCAAAATGGTTAAGTATGAAACAAAAGCAGCCAAAGCCGAAGTCAAAACTGTCAAAGCAGCAAGATCAGATACCAACATGGCGAAAGTTTATAATGTCAGAAATGTCAAACCAGATGTTATTACCCTCAAAACAGCAGAACCAGATATGATTACTGTCAAAACTACAGAAGTAGATGTCACAGATTATCAGAAGGAGagaaaaacagaaatacaaactAATGTTGATTCCTGTGACCATGAGTGGGCAAAAAGTACCG AACAAAGACCAAAGAAAAGAAAGAAGTGTGATAGTAACAGCATTTATAAAGGAATAGAATTTCAACCGAGTGAGGAGGGCAGAGACATGGACAAACCCCAGGGACTACCCAAACTCGCCCCATTGCCTGTGTACACCGACA atttcCAGGCCAGTTGTGTTTTAACCCATCTGTTCTCAAGCAG AGACAACTTTGATGAAGACTTTGTGGAGGACTACATTATACCAAATTACAAAAGCGAGCAAATGCTTTAA